One Janthinobacterium sp. TB1-E2 genomic region harbors:
- a CDS encoding porin family protein: MMKKKILFAMIASVTALTGMSAAHAEGAYVGAGVTGNRYNFDIPGATSADNHSGYKAGAKIFAGYDFDKTWAVEGGYADFGSKDYSYVTGAGNGSVKSDSHGYYLAGKATMPVTDKVGVFGKLGVAKVKNSLSGTGLSTGISGNDKTGVYASVGAQYAINEKVSLTAEVEHFGKSADQGRKATGLALGARYNF, from the coding sequence ATGATGAAGAAGAAAATCCTGTTTGCAATGATCGCTTCCGTTACCGCACTGACCGGTATGAGCGCCGCACACGCCGAGGGCGCCTATGTGGGTGCCGGCGTCACGGGCAACCGCTACAACTTCGATATTCCTGGCGCCACCAGCGCGGATAATCATAGCGGCTACAAGGCTGGCGCCAAGATCTTCGCCGGTTACGATTTCGATAAGACCTGGGCGGTCGAGGGTGGCTATGCCGATTTCGGCAGCAAGGATTACAGCTATGTCACCGGCGCCGGCAACGGTTCCGTGAAAAGCGATTCGCACGGCTACTACCTGGCCGGCAAGGCCACCATGCCCGTGACCGACAAGGTCGGCGTGTTCGGCAAGCTCGGTGTGGCCAAGGTCAAGAACAGCTTGAGCGGCACGGGCCTGTCGACCGGCATCAGCGGCAACGACAAGACGGGTGTGTACGCTTCCGTCGGCGCCCAGTACGCGATCAACGAGAAAGTCTCGCTGACGGCGGAGGTGGAACACTTCGGCAAGAGCGCCGACCAGGGCCGCAAGGCTACGGGCCTCGCTTTAGGTGCACGCTACAACTTCTAA
- a CDS encoding sensor domain-containing diguanylate cyclase, which translates to MRLLSIKYRLLILLTLILGAGFMATSLASYLASRQAIEHGIADQTLPLTGDNIYSEIQKDMLRPVFISSLMAHDTFVRDWILAGENKPEQIVRYLAEVKKKYGAITSFLVSDKSSKYYYAEGTLKSVSPQETRDIWYYRVRAMDKTDYETNVDIDMANRDSMTIFINHRVVDYDGRFIGATGIGLTLDTMSHIIDRYQARFHRNIYFVDAAGTLVLAGKTMRNGRGNIRSLPGVSAIAGQIINHRSEPTHLSYQLGRAEILVNSRFIPELGWYLVVEQNVSDEVQSLQRVFIFNLAISFGVTLLVLGLTLLTVNRYQRRIERIASTDALTGLLNRQSLELLFQRAMLLSRRNEQPMSAILFDIDFFKRVNDTHGHLWGDKVIRGVADVARATVRESDVITRWGGEEYLVLLNNCSLAQAAEVAENLRAAIEGHDFGLPAPQLPVTISLGVAEYRPEESESAFFSRADSALYQAKHHGRNGVHAA; encoded by the coding sequence ATGCGTCTTCTGTCGATCAAATACCGCCTGCTCATCCTCCTGACCCTGATCCTGGGGGCGGGCTTCATGGCGACCAGCCTGGCCAGCTACCTGGCCTCGCGCCAGGCCATCGAACACGGCATCGCCGACCAGACCCTGCCCCTGACGGGCGACAATATTTATTCGGAAATCCAGAAGGACATGCTGCGCCCCGTCTTCATCTCGTCGCTGATGGCGCACGACACCTTCGTGCGCGACTGGATACTGGCCGGCGAAAACAAGCCGGAACAGATCGTGCGCTACCTGGCCGAGGTCAAGAAGAAGTACGGCGCCATCACCAGCTTTCTCGTCTCGGACAAGAGCAGCAAATATTATTACGCGGAAGGCACCTTGAAATCCGTCAGCCCGCAAGAGACGCGCGACATCTGGTACTACCGCGTGCGCGCCATGGACAAGACCGATTATGAAACGAACGTCGATATCGACATGGCCAACCGCGACAGCATGACCATCTTCATCAACCACCGCGTGGTTGACTACGACGGCCGGTTCATCGGCGCCACCGGCATCGGCCTGACCCTGGACACCATGAGCCACATCATCGACCGCTACCAGGCGCGCTTCCACCGCAACATCTATTTTGTCGATGCCGCCGGCACCTTGGTATTGGCGGGCAAGACCATGCGCAATGGGCGTGGCAACATCCGCAGCCTGCCCGGCGTGAGCGCCATTGCCGGGCAGATCATCAACCACCGAAGCGAACCGACGCATCTGTCGTACCAGCTGGGCCGCGCGGAAATCCTTGTCAATTCGCGCTTCATTCCCGAACTGGGCTGGTACCTGGTGGTCGAGCAGAATGTCAGCGACGAAGTCCAGTCGCTGCAGCGCGTGTTCATCTTCAACCTGGCCATCAGCTTTGGCGTCACCCTGCTGGTACTGGGGCTGACCTTGCTGACGGTGAACCGCTACCAGCGCCGCATCGAGCGCATCGCCTCGACGGATGCGCTGACCGGGCTCTTGAACCGCCAATCGCTGGAATTGCTGTTCCAGCGCGCCATGCTTCTGTCCAGACGCAACGAGCAGCCGATGTCCGCCATCCTGTTCGACATCGATTTCTTCAAGCGCGTCAACGATACGCACGGCCACCTGTGGGGCGACAAGGTCATCCGTGGCGTAGCCGACGTGGCGCGCGCCACCGTGCGCGAAAGCGACGTCATCACGCGCTGGGGCGGCGAGGAGTATTTGGTACTGCTGAATAACTGCAGCCTGGCGCAAGCGGCGGAAGTGGCGGAAAACCTGCGCGCCGCCATCGAAGGCCACGATTTCGGCCTGCCCGCGCCGCAGCTACCCGTAACGATCAGCCTGGGCGTGGCCGAGTACCGGCCGGAGGAAAGCGAATCGGCCTTCTTTTCACGTGCCGACAGCGCCTTGTACCAGGCCAAGCATCACGGCCGCAACGGCGTGCACGCGGCCTGA
- a CDS encoding Crp/Fnr family transcriptional regulator, translated as MINPDISLKDAVRAAHWAQLLDPVQMARVEADVFETFVPKGGFVCRKGEPVDNWIGVISGMVKMNNFSASGKAMTFTGLSPGSWFGEGSLLKREMRKYDTIAVRDTRVARLPASTFHWLLETSLPFTRFLLMQLNERLGQFIGMMENERLLDLNTRVARCLASMFHSHLYPSVDTLVQLSQEEIGLLSGSSRQRANQALQVLEKKGLLRLDYGGIRVLDLEGLRRYEADDGE; from the coding sequence ATGATCAATCCTGATATCAGCCTCAAGGATGCCGTGCGCGCGGCCCACTGGGCGCAATTGCTCGACCCCGTGCAAATGGCCCGGGTCGAGGCCGATGTGTTCGAGACTTTCGTGCCGAAAGGCGGCTTTGTCTGCCGCAAGGGCGAGCCGGTGGACAACTGGATCGGCGTCATCAGCGGCATGGTCAAGATGAATAATTTTTCCGCTTCCGGCAAGGCCATGACGTTTACGGGCTTGTCACCGGGCAGCTGGTTTGGCGAAGGTTCGCTGCTCAAGCGCGAGATGCGCAAATACGACACCATCGCCGTGCGCGATACGCGCGTGGCGCGCCTGCCTGCCAGTACCTTCCACTGGCTGCTGGAAACGAGCCTGCCATTCACGCGCTTCCTGCTGATGCAGCTCAACGAGCGCCTGGGCCAGTTCATCGGCATGATGGAAAACGAGCGCCTGCTCGACCTGAACACGCGTGTGGCGCGCTGCCTGGCGTCGATGTTCCATTCGCATCTGTACCCGAGCGTGGACACCCTGGTGCAACTGTCGCAGGAAGAAATCGGCCTGCTGTCCGGTTCCTCGCGCCAGCGCGCCAACCAGGCCTTGCAGGTGCTGGAAAAAAAGGGTTTATTGCGACTCGATTACGGCGGCATCCGCGTGCTGGACCTGGAAGGCTTGCGCCGCTACGAGGCCGATGATGGCGAATGA
- a CDS encoding DUF924 family protein, with protein sequence MDMDAQAQEVLDFWFLPPDNPDYGQSRAEWFRKDDAFDAQIRARFGALIDAAIDGGLREWDATPHGALARLIVLDQFTRNVYRGTSRAFAGDAQALALAIALTHAGQDGQLPPMLRAFAYLPFEHAEDLAMQARAVELFQLLSQAQPGFDGMLDYAERHQEVIARFGRFPHRNAILGRASTPQELEFLRQPGSSF encoded by the coding sequence ATGGACATGGATGCACAGGCCCAAGAGGTACTCGATTTCTGGTTCCTGCCGCCGGATAACCCAGACTATGGCCAATCGCGCGCGGAATGGTTCCGCAAGGATGATGCTTTCGACGCGCAGATACGCGCGCGTTTCGGCGCGCTGATCGATGCCGCCATCGACGGCGGCTTGCGCGAATGGGATGCGACGCCGCACGGCGCGCTGGCGCGCCTCATCGTGCTCGACCAGTTCACGCGCAATGTGTATCGCGGCACGTCGCGCGCCTTTGCCGGCGACGCTCAGGCGCTGGCGCTGGCCATCGCCTTGACGCACGCGGGGCAGGATGGACAACTGCCGCCGATGCTGCGCGCTTTTGCCTACCTGCCGTTCGAACACGCGGAAGACCTGGCAATGCAGGCGCGCGCCGTCGAGCTGTTCCAGCTGCTGTCGCAGGCGCAGCCCGGTTTTGACGGCATGCTCGACTATGCCGAGCGCCACCAGGAAGTGATCGCCCGCTTTGGCCGCTTCCCGCACCGTAACGCCATCCTCGGCCGCGCGTCCACGCCGCAAGAGCTGGAATTTTTGCGCCAGCCGGGATCGAGCTTTTAG
- a CDS encoding molybdopterin-dependent oxidoreductase, with protein sequence MHKRQFLAAAMAGAALPAIARAAPAGLRGPALLTITGSIDKPNRGPFDAVRDQMMHKQKISFERARAFDFAALANLPARTIHPTLEYDGKAHALRGPLLVDVLKAAGAPEEGEIRLLLRAVDGYAAALTMAQARAQRFIVATHLDGQAMALGGLGPLWAIHDADRIAAVAALPLAERFASCPWALYHIGVEAG encoded by the coding sequence ATGCATAAACGCCAGTTTCTCGCCGCCGCCATGGCCGGCGCGGCCCTGCCCGCCATCGCCCGGGCGGCGCCCGCCGGCCTGCGCGGTCCGGCCTTGCTGACCATCACGGGCAGCATCGACAAGCCGAACCGGGGTCCGTTCGACGCCGTGCGCGACCAGATGATGCACAAGCAAAAGATCAGTTTTGAGCGGGCGCGGGCATTCGACTTTGCGGCGCTGGCGAACTTGCCGGCGCGCACAATCCACCCCACTCTGGAATACGACGGCAAGGCGCATGCCCTGCGCGGACCATTGCTGGTCGATGTCTTGAAGGCGGCGGGTGCGCCCGAGGAAGGTGAGATTCGCTTGCTGCTGCGCGCCGTCGATGGCTATGCGGCGGCGCTGACCATGGCGCAGGCGCGCGCGCAGCGTTTTATTGTCGCCACCCACCTGGACGGGCAGGCGATGGCGCTGGGCGGGCTGGGGCCGCTATGGGCGATCCATGACGCGGACCGCATCGCGGCCGTGGCGGCCCTGCCCCTGGCCGAACGTTTTGCCAGCTGCCCTTGGGCGCTGTATCACATCGGCGTGGAAGCGGGTTGA
- a CDS encoding aminopeptidase P family protein, with the protein MQTPDQATPASRLSQLRAAMRAQHIDALIVPSADPHLSEYLPARWQGREWLSGFTGSVGTLVVTQDVAGVWTDGRYWEQAEDELAGSGIVLKKIPSGASVLYIDWLGETMRPGQTVAVDGAVLGLANARLLQQALGEQVTLRTDTDVLQAVWPDRPAMPAAPVVEHAAAYPSLSRTQKLAALRASMTVHGASHHVISTLDDIAYLFNLRGADVSYNPVFLAHALVGPERATLFVADGKVASALRATLESEGVDVAAYDRTAAALAALPAGATLLLDPRRITFGTRQAVAEGVRVVESINPTTLAKSRKTDSEAAHVRAAMEQDGAALCEFFSWLDATLADPQRAPLTEIGVDEHLTAARARRAHFVSPSFGTIAGFNAHGAIMHYHAHADSAATIEGDGLLLIDSGGQYWGGTTDITRVVPVGTITAEHKRDFTLVLRSMIALSRAQFPRGVKSPMLDAIARAPLWAEGIDFGHGTGHGVGFFLNVHEGPQSISQSAMPEPQTAMEAGMITSIEPGIYRPGQWGIRIENLVLNVAAETTQFGEFLRFETLTLCPIDTRCVERSLLRDDEAAWLNDYHATVRARLAPHLAGGALAWLEQRTGAI; encoded by the coding sequence ATGCAGACACCTGACCAAGCCACTCCCGCCTCCCGTTTGTCGCAACTGCGCGCCGCCATGCGCGCGCAGCATATCGATGCGCTGATCGTGCCATCGGCCGATCCGCATTTGTCCGAGTACCTGCCGGCCCGCTGGCAGGGCCGCGAGTGGCTGTCGGGCTTTACGGGTTCCGTCGGCACCCTGGTCGTGACGCAGGATGTCGCTGGCGTGTGGACCGATGGCCGCTACTGGGAGCAGGCGGAAGACGAGCTGGCCGGCAGCGGCATCGTCCTCAAGAAAATCCCGTCCGGCGCCAGCGTGCTGTATATCGACTGGCTGGGCGAGACCATGCGGCCGGGGCAGACTGTCGCCGTCGACGGCGCCGTGCTGGGCCTGGCCAATGCGCGATTGCTGCAGCAGGCGCTGGGTGAGCAAGTGACCCTGCGCACGGACACCGACGTGCTGCAAGCCGTCTGGCCCGATCGTCCGGCCATGCCCGCCGCGCCCGTCGTTGAGCATGCGGCCGCCTATCCGTCGCTGTCGCGTACGCAAAAACTGGCGGCCCTGCGCGCCAGCATGACCGTCCACGGCGCCAGCCACCATGTGATTTCCACCCTCGACGATATCGCCTACCTGTTCAACCTGCGCGGCGCCGACGTCAGTTACAACCCCGTCTTCCTCGCGCATGCGCTGGTGGGTCCCGAGCGCGCCACGCTGTTCGTCGCCGACGGCAAAGTCGCCTCCGCCCTGCGCGCCACCCTGGAAAGCGAAGGCGTGGACGTGGCCGCGTATGACCGCACGGCGGCCGCGCTGGCCGCCTTGCCGGCCGGCGCCACCTTGCTGCTGGACCCGCGCCGCATCACGTTCGGCACGCGCCAGGCCGTGGCCGAGGGTGTGCGGGTGGTCGAATCTATCAACCCGACCACCCTGGCCAAGTCGCGCAAGACGGACAGTGAAGCGGCCCACGTGCGCGCCGCCATGGAGCAGGATGGCGCCGCCCTGTGCGAGTTTTTCAGCTGGCTGGACGCCACCCTGGCCGACCCGCAGCGCGCGCCGTTGACGGAAATCGGCGTCGACGAGCACCTGACGGCCGCCCGCGCCCGCCGCGCGCACTTTGTCAGCCCCAGCTTCGGCACCATCGCCGGCTTCAATGCGCATGGCGCCATCATGCATTACCACGCGCATGCGGATTCGGCCGCCACCATCGAAGGCGACGGCTTGCTGCTGATCGACTCGGGCGGCCAGTATTGGGGCGGCACCACGGACATCACGCGCGTGGTCCCCGTCGGCACGATCACGGCCGAGCACAAGCGCGATTTCACCCTGGTCTTGCGCAGCATGATCGCCCTGTCGCGCGCGCAGTTCCCGCGCGGCGTGAAGTCGCCCATGCTCGACGCGATTGCCCGCGCGCCGCTGTGGGCCGAAGGCATCGACTTTGGCCACGGCACGGGCCACGGCGTGGGCTTTTTCCTAAACGTCCATGAAGGACCGCAATCGATTTCGCAGTCCGCCATGCCGGAGCCGCAGACGGCCATGGAAGCGGGCATGATCACGTCCATCGAACCGGGCATCTACCGTCCCGGCCAGTGGGGCATCCGCATCGAGAACCTGGTGCTGAACGTCGCGGCGGAAACGACGCAGTTCGGCGAATTCCTCCGCTTTGAAACCTTGACCCTGTGCCCGATCGATACGCGCTGCGTGGAACGCTCGCTGTTGCGCGATGACGAGGCGGCTTGGCTCAACGACTATCACGCCACCGTGCGCGCGCGCCTGGCGCCGCACCTGGCCGGCGGTGCGCTGGCGTGGCTGGAACAGCGCACGGGAGCCATCTGA
- the ettA gene encoding energy-dependent translational throttle protein EttA, with protein sequence MANYVYTMNRVGKIVPPKRQILKDISLSFFPGAKIGVLGLNGSGKSTLLKIMAGIDTDIQGEAVPMPGLNIGYLPQEPQLDPAKTVRQEVESGLGEVFEAQAKLEAVYAAYAEEDADFDALATEQARLEAIISTSDGGNLNLQLEMAADALRLPPWDATIGVLSGGEKRRVALCKLLLSKPDMLLLDEPTNHLDAESVDWLEQFLLRFPGTVVAITHDRYFLDNAAEWILELDRGHGIPWKGNYSTWLDQKQARLKQEEATESARQKALQKELEWSRQNPKARQAKSKARLARFNELSEHEYQKRNETQEIFIPVAERLGNEVIEFKNVSKAFGDRLLIDNLSFTVPPGAIVGIIGPNGAGKSTLFKMITGKETPDSGEVAIGQTARVSIVDQNRDSLADNKSVFEDVSGGADMLTVGRFEMPSRAYLGRFNFKGSDQQKQVGNLSGGERGRLHLAKTLLMGGNVLLLDEPSNDLDVETLRALEDALLEFAGSVMVISHDRWFLDRIATHILAFEGNSQVTFFDGNYQEYEADKKKRLGEEGAKPKRIRYKPLTT encoded by the coding sequence ATGGCAAATTACGTCTACACCATGAATCGCGTGGGCAAAATCGTCCCGCCCAAGCGTCAGATTCTGAAAGATATTTCCCTCTCCTTCTTCCCAGGCGCGAAGATCGGCGTGCTGGGCCTGAACGGCTCCGGCAAATCGACCCTGCTGAAAATCATGGCAGGCATCGACACCGACATCCAGGGCGAAGCCGTGCCGATGCCGGGCCTCAACATCGGCTACCTGCCGCAGGAACCGCAGCTGGACCCGGCAAAAACCGTGCGCCAGGAAGTGGAATCGGGCCTGGGCGAAGTATTTGAAGCGCAAGCCAAGCTGGAAGCCGTGTACGCCGCGTATGCCGAGGAAGACGCCGATTTCGACGCCCTGGCCACGGAACAGGCACGCCTGGAAGCGATCATCTCGACTTCCGACGGCGGCAATTTGAATCTGCAGCTGGAAATGGCCGCCGACGCACTGCGCCTGCCGCCATGGGACGCCACCATCGGCGTGCTGTCCGGCGGTGAAAAGCGCCGTGTGGCGCTGTGCAAGCTGCTGCTGTCGAAACCCGACATGCTGCTGCTCGACGAACCGACCAACCATCTGGATGCGGAATCGGTCGACTGGCTGGAACAATTCCTGCTGCGCTTCCCCGGCACCGTGGTGGCCATCACCCATGACCGCTACTTCCTCGACAACGCGGCAGAGTGGATTCTGGAGCTGGACCGCGGCCACGGCATTCCATGGAAGGGTAACTACTCGACCTGGCTGGACCAGAAGCAAGCCCGCCTGAAGCAGGAAGAGGCGACGGAATCGGCGCGCCAGAAAGCGCTGCAGAAGGAATTGGAATGGTCGCGCCAGAACCCGAAAGCGCGCCAGGCCAAGTCGAAAGCCCGCCTGGCCCGCTTCAACGAGCTGTCCGAGCACGAATACCAGAAGCGCAACGAAACGCAGGAAATCTTCATTCCCGTGGCCGAACGCCTGGGCAATGAAGTCATCGAGTTCAAGAACGTGTCGAAAGCGTTCGGCGACCGTTTGCTGATCGATAACCTGAGCTTCACCGTGCCGCCAGGCGCCATCGTCGGCATCATCGGCCCCAACGGCGCCGGTAAATCGACCCTGTTCAAGATGATCACCGGCAAGGAAACGCCGGACAGCGGCGAAGTGGCCATCGGCCAGACGGCGCGCGTGTCCATCGTCGACCAGAACCGCGATAGTCTCGCTGACAACAAATCCGTGTTCGAGGACGTGTCCGGCGGCGCCGACATGCTGACCGTGGGCCGCTTCGAAATGCCGTCGCGCGCCTACCTGGGCCGCTTCAACTTCAAGGGCTCGGACCAGCAAAAGCAAGTGGGCAACCTGTCCGGCGGTGAGCGCGGCCGTCTGCACCTGGCGAAAACCCTCTTAATGGGCGGCAACGTCCTGCTGCTCGATGAACCGTCGAACGATCTGGACGTGGAAACCTTGCGCGCGCTGGAAGACGCCCTGCTGGAATTTGCCGGCAGCGTCATGGTCATTTCCCATGACCGCTGGTTCCTCGACCGTATCGCCACGCACATCCTGGCGTTCGAAGGCAATTCGCAAGTCACCTTCTTCGACGGCAACTATCAGGAATATGAAGCCGACAAGAAGAAACGCCTGGGTGAAGAAGGCGCGAAGCCGAAACGTATCCGCTACAAGCCTTTGACCACGTAA
- a CDS encoding Rossmann-like and DUF2520 domain-containing protein: protein MNVTLNIIGAGHVGRVLGRLFAQTEGTHGGKILVQDVLTRSMASAQAAVAFIGAGTPVDSYAALRHADVTMLAVSDDQIGPACAALVAEGRQAGAIVFHCSGALASNVLLAATQAGAFVASAHPIRSFADPAQVAATFDGTFCGVEGDPLALAFLTPALNAIGARPVPIDPAAKTLYHAAAVFASNYLVTVLDAALRAYQAAGIPEPVARELAQPLVTEAVANVFRLGAAPALSGPIARGDSATVQRQQLAVQSWDAATGELYRALVAPTQDLARRKRGG, encoded by the coding sequence ATGAACGTCACACTCAATATCATCGGCGCCGGCCACGTGGGCCGCGTGCTGGGCAGGCTGTTTGCGCAAACCGAGGGGACGCATGGTGGAAAAATCCTGGTGCAGGATGTGCTGACGCGGTCGATGGCCTCGGCGCAAGCGGCCGTCGCTTTCATCGGCGCCGGTACGCCCGTCGACAGCTATGCTGCCTTGCGCCACGCCGACGTCACCATGCTGGCCGTCTCCGACGACCAGATCGGCCCGGCCTGCGCGGCGCTGGTGGCCGAAGGACGGCAGGCGGGCGCCATCGTGTTTCACTGTAGCGGCGCGCTGGCCTCGAACGTGCTGCTGGCGGCCACGCAGGCCGGCGCGTTTGTCGCCAGCGCCCACCCGATCCGCAGCTTTGCCGATCCGGCACAGGTGGCCGCCACCTTTGACGGCACGTTTTGCGGCGTGGAAGGCGACCCGCTGGCGCTGGCCTTCCTCACGCCCGCCTTGAATGCCATCGGCGCGCGCCCCGTGCCCATCGATCCGGCCGCCAAGACCCTGTATCACGCCGCTGCCGTCTTCGCCAGCAATTACCTGGTGACGGTGCTCGACGCGGCCTTGCGCGCGTATCAGGCGGCAGGCATTCCCGAGCCGGTGGCGCGCGAACTGGCGCAGCCGCTGGTGACGGAAGCGGTGGCCAATGTATTCCGCTTGGGCGCCGCGCCGGCGCTGTCCGGCCCCATCGCACGCGGTGATTCGGCTACCGTGCAACGCCAGCAGCTGGCCGTGCAAAGCTGGGATGCCGCCACGGGCGAGCTGTACCGGGCGCTGGTGGCGCCCACGCAGGACCTGGCCAGGCGCAAGCGCGGTGGATGA
- a CDS encoding MgtC/SapB family protein, translated as MPTIDFLRAYWSPAELATNGVILLNLLGALLLGLLVGYERSYHGRAAGMRTYSLVCMASAALTVLGGYPEFWYGGHGAIVGSDPTRVIQGIVTGVGFLGAGVIMREGFNISGLTTAASIWASSVIGIMVGIGFYLSAMGLAFLCAMAMIFLSKLENWLPSRHAVAITMRFKQGFIPREDALRRMAAKRGYDIAGGSLTIGSNEGMQEWRFVAIAHGKNTGASLSAMSAELAAFEGIAGFQLSHARN; from the coding sequence ATGCCGACCATCGACTTCCTGCGCGCCTACTGGTCGCCGGCCGAGCTGGCGACGAATGGCGTGATCCTGCTGAACCTGCTGGGCGCGCTGCTGCTGGGTTTGCTGGTGGGTTACGAGCGTTCGTATCACGGGCGCGCGGCGGGCATGCGCACCTACAGCCTTGTCTGCATGGCCTCGGCCGCGCTGACGGTGCTGGGCGGCTATCCCGAGTTCTGGTACGGCGGCCATGGCGCCATCGTCGGCAGCGACCCCACGCGCGTGATCCAGGGCATCGTCACGGGCGTGGGTTTCCTCGGCGCCGGCGTCATCATGCGCGAGGGGTTCAATATCAGCGGCCTGACGACGGCCGCCTCGATCTGGGCTTCGTCCGTGATCGGCATCATGGTCGGCATCGGCTTTTATCTGTCGGCCATGGGCCTGGCCTTTTTGTGCGCGATGGCGATGATTTTTCTGTCAAAATTGGAGAACTGGCTGCCGTCGCGCCACGCCGTGGCCATCACCATGCGCTTCAAGCAAGGATTCATTCCCCGTGAAGATGCGCTGCGGCGCATGGCCGCCAAGCGCGGCTACGACATTGCCGGCGGCTCGCTGACCATCGGCAGCAACGAAGGCATGCAGGAATGGCGCTTTGTCGCCATCGCGCATGGCAAGAACACGGGCGCCAGCCTGTCGGCCATGTCGGCCGAACTGGCCGCCTTCGAAGGCATCGCCGGCTTCCAGCTGTCGCATGCCCGCAATTGA
- the rarD gene encoding EamA family transporter RarD, which yields MNPGMLYASLAFLCWGLFPLYFHAIGEIAPQEILAHRMVWSLLFLGIVLTVRRQWSWLGSLKAQPRVVASFVASAFLLSANWFIYIWAVNNGHVVDASLGYFITPLINVMLGFLLLHERLRRLQWLAIGLAACGVAWLTWQAGQVPWIALLLAASFGGYGLLRKTAALGALEGLSFETLILFPLALAYMLWLAWHGQSGFVNTDSTATRALLLASGPITAIPLLLFAAGARRLPLAVLGLLQYIAPTGQLLIGVWVFHESFTPERMLGFLVIWTALGLYAAEGLWSSRRARLAA from the coding sequence ATGAATCCAGGCATGTTGTACGCCTCCCTCGCCTTCCTGTGCTGGGGCCTGTTCCCCCTGTACTTTCATGCCATCGGCGAGATCGCGCCGCAGGAAATCCTCGCACATCGCATGGTCTGGTCGCTATTGTTCCTCGGCATCGTGCTGACCGTGCGCCGCCAGTGGAGCTGGCTGGGCAGCCTGAAAGCGCAGCCCAGGGTCGTGGCCAGTTTCGTGGCCAGTGCGTTTTTGCTCTCGGCCAACTGGTTCATCTATATCTGGGCCGTCAACAACGGCCACGTGGTCGATGCCAGCCTCGGCTACTTCATTACGCCCCTGATCAATGTCATGCTGGGCTTTTTGCTGCTGCACGAACGCCTGCGCCGCCTGCAGTGGCTGGCCATCGGCCTGGCCGCCTGCGGCGTGGCCTGGCTCACCTGGCAGGCGGGGCAAGTGCCGTGGATCGCCCTGCTGCTGGCGGCCTCGTTCGGCGGCTATGGCTTGCTGCGCAAGACAGCCGCGCTGGGCGCGCTGGAAGGCCTGTCGTTCGAAACATTGATTCTGTTCCCCCTGGCGCTGGCCTATATGCTGTGGCTGGCCTGGCATGGCCAGAGCGGCTTCGTCAATACAGATTCCACCGCCACGCGCGCGCTGCTGCTGGCGTCCGGCCCCATCACGGCCATTCCCCTGCTGCTGTTTGCCGCCGGCGCGCGCCGCCTGCCGCTGGCCGTGCTGGGGCTATTGCAATACATCGCCCCCACGGGCCAGCTCTTGATCGGCGTATGGGTCTTTCACGAATCGTTCACCCCCGAGCGCATGCTGGGCTTCCTCGTCATCTGGACGGCGCTGGGCCTGTATGCGGCCGAAGGCCTGTGGAGCAGCCGCCGCGCGCGGCTGGCTGCCTGA